tataaaataataagaaacaaatgtggattattattattattaattatttaattaataataataataataataatatttttaattaattgctaTACGGATTTAACGTTTATCAGTAATAATTATCAGTGCAGATGCATTACTGTTGATTTAATTGTCGTTATGATGACAGTATTCTGTTACTATTAATCGAGAATCGCCGTACGTCGCTTTGCATTAAGAATCGATCGAGTCACAGCCCACTGATTCAAAGCGCGTcgactttttataatatttttattattattttatttttttatcttttgtaTCAcgcaaacaattaaatttagtaatgCACAACAATTGCACTTTTATtgtcgatttaaatttttaaaattaattacttaagtttttttaaattttccctaCGTCATTTTAcactgaacaaaaaaatttgttactcATAATGAGTAATGCgccttatttaattaattaaaattttgataatttatactCCAGTCACATCTAactaaagttaaaaaatttaaaaaaaactaccgattagtaaatattaaaatttataaatttaataattaaggcACCAGTGTATTATCACAAGTAATAACTAATAATTGTGGTATTTAAATCTCGGTAtcttttgacattttttcaatttccggATAAATTGGTGACATTTCTAAAGTACTGGGTGCCGACGGTACGGAAGCAGGTGACGCTCCGCTACTTGATCCGACGTGAAGACGGCGACATAGTTCATTCAGCAATTCATTGAATACCATCATGTTCATATTTTGGCCCAGCAAATGGAGCAAAAGAAAGTCTCCCACCTAAAACAGTCAAAAAagaattacatatatttatttaaaaaataaatataaaaacaaaatatacttACTTGTGTTTCGCGAACGAGACTGCCAGCTGCAGACGCTGTGCTAAATTTGAATCGTTTTTTAAGAATAGTCTCCCTCGTGCTGGGTAACAGAACAACGGCCATACTGTATAGCAGCGCAACGCCCGACATAACAGCCAGTATGATAAACCAGAaccataaaaatatgaatatctTTTCATTGAGAATATTCAAAGCAAGTACACAGAGAGCGTCGAGTTTTTGTATCGATCCAGAGGCACCGTATTTGTGGAATGTACACTTGGTTAAACGTGGGAATATTTCAACCATTGGATCGCTTCGCTCGTCTTGATTCATCTGGCTGAATTTTACAACTTCTGTTCCGTATGTCAAGAATGCCCCGCCAAGGAATGTGTCCACAAAGAAAATGTTACCCACCTACAagcaatttcaaataaataaattattccgAACCACTAGATAGTGATCATGATCACAACATGTTAAATCCAACGTTGCTTAGATAATTTAAAGTACTTACAACATTGACGAAATTCAATGCTTCACAGAAGAAATAACCAGCAGCATAACTATTATGCAAATGTAAGGTGTccataatatattgaataAGTCGTGATGTACGTTGCTGACGTTCTTGTTTGGTTTCAACAAGTGTACCACGCATGCCATCGGAAATCATTCTTATTTTACCATCTTCCCATTGCTTCCACATCCAGTGCGGCAGATAGAAGAGTATTCCTTGGAAGAAAAGCATGAAAGGAACCCACTGATAATACGAGTGGTATTTTTTCTCTCCGGTATCTGTTCCCAGTCCAGGTGCTGCTACGTGAGTACCCACTGGCTTCAATGCATTGTCTGGAAGTGTGTATGTGTACGTTATCCAACAAAAGGTGTTGATCACGTGCTCTGTTACCGCTGAATCCGCTATACAGTTAATAGGGTCACctggaattttaaaacaatgtaTTTGTTTAAGGCCGTTTTGGCAGAGctgagttaaaaattatttaaaattatttaccaatCAAGTTGTTGGCTGTGACGATGATGCAACAGGCGAATAAAATAGCCGACGTGATTCTATAGTGAGCTCTGAAGACCATGTTATCAATGATGGCCTTGTCTATTAAATACCTCACTTTCACAAAACCAGCTACCGCTGATACGAGACCAAAAACTGCcatttttgtaactttttatctgaaaaaataaaaataattataaagtaaCGGCGTTAGTGGAcataaaatgttttaacaTGAGACAAGTTGACAACGAGTCCCAAGCTGTACACTGGCTGAGCTTTATTAGTCAATTAATTGAGTCCGGGCGGGGCACGTGCTGTAACCAAGAGGTCAGCCACCAATTAATTTCACCAAAAAGCTCTCAGTACAAATTGTTTGCCAGGTAAATTAACAGCACGTGGGCTTTGATtgtagaatttaatttaattacagtttAATAATTATCCTAGATgtcttaatttaattatttatctaaatatataCGGAACTGAGGCATGAGATCGTGTGTCGAGTATTTGCGGTCAATATCCCGAgatattttcttaattgaagtaatgataaaaaaaaatattttaaccaCTGAATTAACTCTCGACGTCCTTCGGTTAATTCGACTCAATTGAAACGAATAAACGTAAAATTAATgtctcatatatattttttattaatataacatttattattaactcgtgggattttcaaaatttatttttcagtttttttttttttgtcctgaGGTCTGTGacctgaatatttttttttcaaacagcgaaagtttatttacaaaatttttgaatatatttatattgtttttttttttaatctcaatTTCGATCTTGGCAAAATTTCGGATAAAAATCATAAACTTTCTTTAGTGTCCTTGTGTCTTATTGTCGTCATTTAGCTGGCAAGTTTTGGGACTGAGTACTGGCTGCTGCCCAACAGGTCGCGGTtcatagttataaaaaaatgatggaaaaacaaataaatatgtaatgcagataataaatgaaagcaagagataaattatttccggAATTCATAGCATCCGGCAATGAGAAATTCATCTCAGTCATACATTTCGCTATGGATATATTCCAGAATATGACgttaataaaatagtaataataattatcgtgTTGATATGCCgactattaaatttaagttcgTGCACCACGCGTTCAGCTGGAATTCATGCCGGATGAGTTGAATAATCATCATTTACTCATAACCCACTAGACTGaccagataaatttatataatagtaattgttaataatgacaaataaactAAAGAGAATTGTCACAATGTCAAGAGGTCtgctgattaattttttttttttatacaactcCTCCAATTTCACGGCTCTATAATCATATTTCATTATCACGAAAATATGATAACCGCAAATGCAAATTAAATCAAAACCGCAATCTAAAACTTCgtgatgattttatttttaaaaaattactttgtctcttgaagtaaaatttaaacaatgtcttttatattcaaatatgaGTCACTAATTAACGAGTTACTAAATCACGTATAgactttttaaagttttatctACGAACATGTATTTTTGgagtattatatatttatagtctagggaaaagtttaataatataaataggCAATAACCAGTATGTAGTTAAGTTGTATAGTGAAAGGACGAGGATCTTACATTAGCCCAAAGCGCGTTGGCATTTATAATGTGTAATCATGAGACTGGTACAGTTAACTTACTACTATACTATTAAAATACATGAGTCAACACTCAagacatttatacatatatgaaacgttacaataataatttaatttaaaaattttaactattttttctcttcactataaatttatatctcgatattttatttccaCGCGGTTCGTTACttctaatcctcttttatcttatatacatataaaatataaggaaaaatatatttgactAACGTACTTTATCactttaaagttttattttcaaaggTATACGTGAACAAAGATTCGAAAATATGATTacgataaaaagtaaaatatatatttttttatctttgttTTCTATGACTAAAGAAAATGAACagctcatttaaataattataaataaatttaatataatgagtatttaattatatacacACAATTGTTGGCGAAAGGAAAtacgtatataaatatatatatatgcatagaaaaaatatatgagggCAAgagtcagtaaaaaaaaaaagaataatattaacaataaaaggCCGCGAAACTCCACTTACTGATCGCGCTCACTTTGTTTCTTATGTAGTCTagtgtaaaattacaaaatgttTAATCTTTAAGTAGTCTGATGTACACTTAGAGCAACAAACGTTTACGCGAGAATGTTATCGGCTTACATGACAACTTTAGCAAGTAAAGGACTCGAGCGAACTATTAAgactgaagttttttttgaatttaattttattaccctCACATGTGTTTCAAATGTTTAAATAGATAAACAATCTTTGCGCATGTATGCATATCACACATCTACTGTTTATGTGTACGTAATTTTAATGActtattaaatcaaattatGCTCCAGTTTCATCATACGATGCagcttaattaatttttttactgctcgataaacaatcaaataaataaattaattatttttaaataaaat
This genomic interval from Microplitis mediator isolate UGA2020A chromosome 2, iyMicMedi2.1, whole genome shotgun sequence contains the following:
- the LOC130663393 gene encoding innexin inx3, yielding MAVFGLVSAVAGFVKVRYLIDKAIIDNMVFRAHYRITSAILFACCIIVTANNLIGDPINCIADSAVTEHVINTFCWITYTYTLPDNALKPVGTHVAAPGLGTDTGEKKYHSYYQWVPFMLFFQGILFYLPHWMWKQWEDGKIRMISDGMRGTLVETKQERQQRTSRLIQYIMDTLHLHNSYAAGYFFCEALNFVNVVGNIFFVDTFLGGAFLTYGTEVVKFSQMNQDERSDPMVEIFPRLTKCTFHKYGASGSIQKLDALCVLALNILNEKIFIFLWFWFIILAVMSGVALLYSMAVVLLPSTRETILKKRFKFSTASAAGSLVRETQVGDFLLLHLLGQNMNMMVFNELLNELCRRLHVGSSSGASPASVPSAPSTLEMSPIYPEIEKMSKDTEI